The Candidatus Methylomirabilota bacterium genome has a segment encoding these proteins:
- a CDS encoding intradiol ring-cleavage dioxygenase, translated as MTMTHWSCTRRGFLGRLAVGAVAFSMPGAFAEALVRTPRQTEGPFYPNRLPLDTDNDLLVINDAITPAVGEITHLSGKILDARGEPVRNGVVEIWQVDKHGAYLHPVSA; from the coding sequence ATGACCATGACTCACTGGTCCTGTACGCGACGCGGTTTCCTTGGTCGACTCGCCGTGGGCGCGGTGGCGTTTAGTATGCCTGGGGCGTTTGCCGAAGCATTGGTGCGGACGCCGCGGCAAACCGAGGGTCCGTTTTATCCCAACAGACTTCCGCTGGACACTGATAACGATCTGCTGGTCATCAACGACGCGATCACGCCTGCCGTGGGCGAGATCACGCATCTCAGCGGAAAAATCCTCGACGCGCGTGGAGAACCCGTGAGGAACGGCGTCGTCGAGATCTGGCAAGTAGACAAGCATGGCGCCTATCTCCATCCCGTCAGCGCCAA